The Bryobacteraceae bacterium genome includes a window with the following:
- the mdh gene encoding malate dehydrogenase gives MRKKVTVVGGGNVGANCALRIAGKELADVVLVDIVEGMPQGKALDILQSGPVEGYDVMVTGSNDYGPTENSDIVIITAGFPRKPGMSRDDLLMANYEIVKKATEESVRYSPNAFLILVTNPLDAMCWVAYQISKFSKNRVMGMAGVLDTARYRTFLAMELGVSVESISALVLGGHGDTMVPLPRLTTVGGIPLPELLPKERIDAIVQRTRDGGAEIVKLLKTGSAYYAPSAAAVEMAESILKDKKKVLPCAAYLEGEYGLHGLFVGVPVKIGANGIEKIYELSLNEEEKAQLRKSADAVKELIDVLKEKAGL, from the coding sequence ATGCGGAAAAAAGTCACGGTCGTGGGCGGCGGAAACGTCGGCGCCAACTGCGCGCTGCGGATCGCCGGCAAGGAACTGGCTGACGTCGTTCTCGTGGACATCGTCGAAGGCATGCCGCAGGGGAAGGCGTTGGACATCCTCCAGTCCGGACCGGTGGAAGGCTATGACGTGATGGTCACCGGCTCGAACGACTACGGGCCGACGGAAAACTCCGATATCGTCATCATCACCGCGGGATTCCCGCGCAAACCCGGCATGAGCCGGGACGATCTGCTGATGGCCAACTACGAAATCGTGAAGAAGGCCACGGAGGAGTCCGTCCGCTACTCCCCCAATGCGTTTCTCATCCTGGTGACCAACCCTCTGGACGCCATGTGCTGGGTGGCCTACCAGATTTCGAAGTTCAGCAAGAACCGCGTGATGGGAATGGCCGGCGTGCTGGACACGGCGCGCTACCGGACATTCCTCGCGATGGAGCTGGGCGTCTCGGTGGAGAGCATCTCGGCGCTCGTTCTCGGCGGGCACGGCGACACGATGGTGCCCCTGCCGAGGCTGACGACCGTCGGCGGCATTCCGCTGCCGGAGCTGCTGCCCAAAGAGAGGATCGACGCCATCGTGCAGCGCACGCGCGACGGCGGTGCGGAGATCGTGAAGCTGCTCAAGACCGGCAGCGCCTACTACGCGCCCTCGGCAGCCGCTGTGGAAATGGCCGAATCGATCCTGAAGGACAAGAAGAAAGTGCTGCCCTGCGCCGCATATCTGGAAGGCGAGTACGGCCTGCACGGGCTCTTCGTCGGCGTCCCGGTGAAGATCGGGGCCAACGGCATCGAAAAGATCTACGAGCTCTCGCTCAACGAGGAAGAAAAAGCGCAGCTGCGGAAGAGCGCCGACGCCGTGAAAGAGCTGATCGACGTGCTGAAGGAGAAGGCGGGGCTCTGA
- a CDS encoding SET domain-containing protein-lysine N-methyltransferase, translated as MSIRPSQIHRWGVFADEFIPKGRKIIEYTGEKISRVETARRARRRYNYLFTLDSYWTVDGSVGGSGAEFINHCCEPNCVARIVKGHILYFAARDIQPGEELTVDYRFDADVEEVKCRCGAPNCRGTINLKKEVRKRSRRRVQQKRRRRAKSARSASGAPA; from the coding sequence TTGTCCATCCGCCCGTCGCAGATTCACCGCTGGGGGGTCTTTGCGGATGAGTTCATCCCGAAAGGGCGGAAAATCATCGAATATACGGGGGAAAAAATCAGCCGTGTCGAGACGGCGCGCCGCGCCCGCCGCCGGTACAATTACCTCTTCACGCTCGACAGCTACTGGACGGTCGACGGCAGCGTGGGCGGAAGCGGCGCCGAGTTCATCAATCACTGCTGCGAACCCAACTGCGTGGCGCGGATCGTGAAGGGCCACATTCTCTACTTCGCCGCCCGGGACATCCAGCCTGGCGAAGAGCTGACCGTGGACTACCGCTTCGATGCCGACGTGGAAGAGGTGAAATGCCGCTGCGGCGCGCCGAACTGCCGCGGCACGATCAACCTCAAAAAGGAAGTCCGGAAGCGCTCCCGGCGCAGGGTGCAGCAGAAACGGCGCCGTCGCGCCAAGAGCGCCAGAAGTGCCAGCGGCGCCCCTGCCTGA
- a CDS encoding phosphate acetyltransferase codes for MQEPESARRFFERQKERLRQQIKKKRIAFPEGEDPRVIAAANRLCTEELAIPILMGRPSGQVASCVVVEQPENNPKLGDYARLLHEKRRSRGITEMEARRMALDPLVFAGLMVAAGDADGFVGGAATTTADTFRAAHRTIGMRPDIKTASGVMIVCTHAEQCGAGGVLAMADPALVIDPTPSQLADIAIATADTVASVIGVEPIVALLSFSTKGSARHPLASKVIEARRIVEARRPDLHVDGELQADAALVESVGRSKAPGSTVAGRANTLIFPDVGSANIGVKLVERLGGAVCTGPLFQGFARPANDLSRGCSAEDIYRLGILTALQAGA; via the coding sequence ATGCAGGAGCCGGAATCCGCCCGCCGATTTTTCGAACGCCAGAAAGAGCGGCTGCGGCAGCAGATCAAGAAGAAGAGAATCGCCTTCCCGGAAGGGGAAGACCCGCGCGTCATCGCCGCCGCCAACCGCCTCTGCACGGAGGAGCTGGCCATTCCGATTCTGATGGGGCGGCCGAGCGGGCAGGTGGCCTCCTGCGTCGTCGTCGAGCAGCCGGAGAATAACCCGAAGCTCGGCGATTACGCGCGCCTGCTTCACGAGAAGCGCCGGTCGCGCGGAATCACGGAGATGGAAGCGCGCCGCATGGCGCTCGATCCGCTTGTCTTCGCCGGTCTGATGGTGGCCGCCGGCGATGCCGACGGCTTCGTCGGAGGCGCGGCCACGACAACAGCCGACACGTTCCGAGCCGCGCACCGCACCATCGGAATGCGGCCCGACATCAAGACCGCCTCGGGCGTGATGATCGTGTGCACGCACGCGGAACAATGCGGCGCAGGAGGCGTGCTGGCCATGGCCGATCCCGCGCTGGTCATCGATCCCACGCCCTCGCAACTGGCCGACATCGCCATCGCCACGGCGGACACGGTGGCGAGCGTCATTGGCGTGGAGCCGATCGTGGCCCTGCTTTCTTTTTCCACCAAAGGCTCGGCCAGACATCCGCTGGCTTCGAAGGTGATCGAAGCCCGCCGCATTGTGGAAGCGCGCCGCCCCGATCTCCACGTCGACGGCGAACTGCAGGCTGACGCTGCGCTGGTGGAAAGCGTCGGCCGCTCGAAGGCGCCCGGCTCGACGGTCGCGGGCAGGGCCAACACGCTCATCTTCCCCGACGTCGGCAGCGCCAACATCGGCGTCAAGCTGGTGGAGCGGCTCGGCGGCGCCGTCTGCACGGGACCGCTCTTCCAGGGCTTCGCCCGTCCTGCCAACGATCTCTCGCGCGGCTGCTCGGCCGAGGACATCTACCGCCTGGGCATTCTCACGGC